A window from Drosophila yakuba strain Tai18E2 chromosome 3L, Prin_Dyak_Tai18E2_2.1, whole genome shotgun sequence encodes these proteins:
- the LOC6532750 gene encoding eukaryotic translation initiation factor 4E1, producing the protein MVYTGYVSNGLQAAEETEWVQYEDPNEWKHGLADYDGLELLSNDQQELQPSLNRVMRIIDYDLAMKHPLEHNWTLWHWENDRTKCWAEMLVDVTSFNTVEDFFSVYYFVKPPSDLKIFNDYMVFKEGIRPMWEDDANKEGGRWIMLLDKASRTYIDKMWHDLILCMIGECFKYSDEICGVVINVRNKANKLSLWTKDSRNVEAILSIGRQMKELLHLGDMEIQYQVHKDAMVHHGPNVNAIYKL; encoded by the exons atggTGTACACCGGTTACGTGAGCAACGGATTGCAGGCTGCTGAGGAAACTG AATGGGTGCAGTATGAAGATCCCAATGAGTGGAAACATGGCCTGGCCGATTATGATGGGTTGGAACTGTTGAGCAATGAtcagcaggagctgcagccATCCTTGAACCGGGTGATGAGAATCATCGACTACGACCTGGCCATGAAGCATCCATTGGAGCATAACTGGACTTTGTGGCACTGGGAGAACGATCGCACCAAGTGCTGGGCCGAAATGCTCGTCGATGTGACCAGCTTCAACACCGTTGAGGACTTCTTCAG CGTGTACTACTTTGTGAAGCCGCCATCGGATCTCAAGATATTCAATGACTACATGGTCTTCAAAGAAGGTATTCG TCCCATGTGGGAGGATGATGCCAACAAGGAGGGTGGTCGTTGGATAATGCTGCTGGACAAGGCCTCCAGGACCTATATAGATAAGATGTGGCATGATTTG ATTTTGTGCATGATTGGCGAGTGTTTCAAGTACTCGGACGAGATATGCGGAGTGGTCATCAATGTGCGCAACAAGGCTAATAAGCTAT CCCTGTGGACAAAGGACTCGCGCAATGTGGAGGCCATTCTGTCCATTGGCAGGCAGATGAAGGAGCTGCTGCATCTGGGCGACATGGAGATCCAGTACCAGGTGCACAAGGATGCCATGGTGCACCATGGACCCAATGTCAATGCCATCTACAAGTTGTAG
- the LOC6532749 gene encoding uncharacterized protein LOC6532749: MEQCNLMDVMEDLALEFTVNKEEHQLFIHDSRMLSLAIQQQLLQDGAVFRNQLGQLHKTASYVDNLCLDMPLNFEIFLPIRLPEAVVPTYDEQKRSVQFTRANYQHPFFFGNAVNVKCLNLLLQRELQRAISKLKSASSTCTGRIYDLKYSVLSLNHVPFVHQVEALERGSNGQRFIRFDFVLAVEFNGADMTLPPYFKAPLSNRWLAYGRMTVDEDPNPAEWAVLVPKWQDSSPGACLIALNCMVMLFRLMSAQQCYCFALPASIKFAFVMATEERGLDFQRMSIADLTITTMFHQVFGNLYKAVAGNTNGDKATRSSRLMAIRKQLLRARGVYAMLADAVLRNSIPRDFVNAYFWYIDISPPPECFYQSLVEVRNTDTPLKRKRRTS; encoded by the exons ATGGAGCAGTGCAACTTAATGGACGTCATGGAGGACCTGGCCTTGGAGTTCACGGTGAACAAGGAAGAGCACCAGCTCTTCATCCACGACTCACGCATGCTATCCTTGGCCATTCAGCAGCAGTTGCTCCAGGATGGTGCAGTGTTCAGGAACCAACTGGGACAGCTCCACAAGACGG CCTCCTATGTGGACAACCTGTGCCTGGATATGCCGCTGAACTTTGAGATCTTTCTGCCCATCCGACTACCGGAGGCAGTGGTTCCCACCTACGATGAGCAGAAACGCAGTGTGCAGTTCACCAGGGCCAACTACCAGCACCCGTTCTTCTTCGGCAATGCGGTGAATGTTAAGTGTTTGAACCTGCTGCTCCAGCGGGAACTGCAGCGGGCCATTTCCAAGCTGAAGAGTGCATCATCCACGTGCACTGGGCGAATCTACGACCTCAAGTACTCGGTGCTGAGCCTCAACCACGTGCCCTTCGTCCACCAAGTGGAGGCTCTGGAGCGGGGCAGCAATGGGCAGCGTTTCATTCGCTTCGACTTTGTTTTGGCCGTGGAGTTCAATGGCGCGGATATGACACTGCCACCATACTTCAAGGCGCCGCTCAGCAATCGATGGCTTGCGTACGGCAGGATGACTGTGGACGAGGATCCCAATCCGGCGGAGTGGGCTGTGCTGGTGCCCAAGTGGCAGGACTCGTCGCCCGGTGCCTGCCTCATTGCCCTCAACTGCATGGTCATGCTGTTCCGCCTGATGAGCGCCCAGCAGTGCTACTGCTTCGCCCTGCCCGCCTCCATCAAGTTCGCCTTCGTCATGGCCACCGAGGAGCGCGGCCTGGACTTCCAGCGGATGAGCATCGCGGATTTGACAATCACA ACCATGTTCCACCAGGTGTTTGGCAACCTGTACAAGGCGGTGGCCGGGAACACCAACGGCGACAAGGCCACCAGGAGCAGTCGCCTGATGGCCATACGTAAGCAGTTGCTCCGTGCCCGTGGCGTCTACGCAATGCTGGCGGATGCAGTGCTGCGCAACTCAATTCCCAGGGATTTTGTGAACGCCTACTTTTGGTACATAGACATCTCACCGCCGCCGGAATGTTTCTATCAGTCGCTGGTCGAAGTCCGGAACACCGATACTCCGTTGAAGAGGAAGAGAAGGACCTCTTAA